Part of the Parcubacteria group bacterium genome, AACGCATAGGACTCATCGCAGAAGAAGCTCCTACAGAAATCCTTGCTAAAGGAGGTAAAGGCGTCGACCTCTACAAACTCGTCACTTCTGTCCTCTCTGCATTCCAGACCTTAGCAGAGAAGGTGGAGGGGGTGGTGGCGAAGGTTTCCGGGTTTGCTGAGTCGTTTACGACAGAAGAGCTTTGTGTAGCAGACCAAAGTGGTCAGAAGACATGCGTCACAAAAGCTCAACTAGATGCACTGCTTGCAGGACAGACTAATGTTGAGCCCGTGGCTATTACAGACACACCTGAAACAGAGAAAGAAGAGGCCCCCGACACAACACCCCCGACAGTCACAATCATCGGTGCCAATCCTGCTGAAATTGAAGTGAATGCCACCTACTCAGACAACGGAGCAGCGGTCTCTGACAACGTCGACTCGAACCTCGGTTACACCACGTACGTCGACGGTCTCCTCGTCACCCAAATCCAGCTTGATACCACAAGCCCAAGAACGTACATAATTGACTATGTTGCAACGGATAATGCTGGTAATACCGCGACAAGCACGAGAGAGGTTATAATAGGTGAGTCAGCACAGGAAGAAGAAATTGCAACAACTACACCTGAGATTTAAAAATCTAAAACTTTTAGCTATACTATTACAATGAAAACGAGAATTGCGATAAATGGCTTTGGTCGTATTGGTCGAGTCTTTTTCCGTGCCGCATGGGATAGACCCGAATTAGAAATCGTAGCAATAAATGATCTCGCAGAGCCCGACAATCTCGCATACCTCCTCAAGTACGACACGGTATACGGCAAGGCACCATTTGATGTGTCAGTCAAAACTGATGGTGAAAGAACGCTTTTTATCGTACATGACGGAACTGAAAAAGTTATTCCAATCCTCAAACAAAAAGATCCCTCACTTTTACCCTGGCGAGAGCTTGACGTCGATATTGCAGTAGAGGCGACGGGCGTATTCGAAAGCTATAAGAAAGCACAGTCACATCTGCATGCAGGAGCAAGGCGCGTTGTGGTAACCGCCCCAATAAAAGATGACCCCGTGGGGTTAAACGGGGCAACTATTTTACTGGGCATTAATGAAGAAGAGCTGAAAGTGTGCGACATTTCATCAAATGCTTCGTGTACTACGAATGCAAACGGTCCAGTAATGGCTATTCTTGATCAGACGATTGGGATAGAAAAAGCAATGTTGAACACTGTGCACGGGTATACTGCGTCTCAAGCGCTTGTAGATAACGCAGATGCAAAAGACTATCGCCGTGGTCGTGCCGCCGCGCAAAACATTGTTCCCTCAACGACAGGAGCCGCAAGTGCTACCAACAAAGCCCTTAAAAATCTCACCACCAACTTTGACGGCATAGCGATGAGAGTTCCCGTAATTTCGGGGTCTATTGTTGATATCACCTTCGTCGCTCGGAGAAAAACCTCTGTCGAAGAAGTAAACGAGATCTTGCGTCGCGCAGCGCGTGAAGAGCGGTGGAAGAAGGTATTTGCTGTTACGGACGAACCCCTTGTTTCCTCTGATATTATTGGCACCACCCACGCCTCAATAGTAGACTTAGCTTTTACCCGTGTCGTTGGCGGAGACCTGGTAAAAGTCCTTGCTTGGTACGACAACGAAATGGGGTATGTGTCTTCTCTTGTTGAACACGTCATTGTTAGCGGAAGTCATATCCGCAAGTAGAAAACCATGAAAATATATATTGCTTCGGATCACGCCGGCTTTGAACTCAAAAATTATCTTATTGAGTTGGTGAAAGTACTTGGCCATGAAGTAGAAGACAAAGGAGCCTTTTCTTATGACCCAAATGACGATTACCCGGACTTTGTTGTACAAGTAGCGCGCGAGATCTCAGAAAATCCTGACTCGACAAAAGTACGCGGAATTGTGCTCGGGGGATCGGGGCAGGGAGAGGCTATATGCGCCAACCGGTTCAAGCACGTGCGCGCCGTGGAGTACTACGCACCGAGCCGTGGGGAAGTCTCGATCATAAAAGATTCCCGAGGCCATAACGATTCCAATATTCTCTCTCTTGGTGCACGTTTTTTGACGAGAGAAGAGGCAGAAGATGCCGTACATCTATGGCTCGAGACCCCCTTCTCCGGAGATGAACGCCACATACGTCGGATTAACAAGATAGACCAGTAAATTACTGTGGTTGAAATTATCCCCGCACTTTTGGAGAAAGAATACACAGAAATAGAGCACAAAGCATCGCTTGTGCGTGGCCTTGTGCCAACACTACAGATCGATGTGATGGACGGTGTCTTTGCGCCAGATGTGAGTTGGCCATACGAAGACGGTAAGCAGGCGGGTTTCGAGCGGCTTCTCGAGGGCGATGTGCCCCTTCCGTTTTGGGAGGCATTTCAATACGAAATCGACTTGATGATACAAGACCCCGAAGAGGATATCTCTGAGTGGATTAAAACTGGCGCCTCACGGATTATCGTTCACGTCGAAAGCACCAAAAACTTGGAGGAGATTGTTGGAACATATGGGGCTCTGTCTGGATTCGCGGAATCTCTCGAACTTGGCCTCGCGCTCAGTATTGGGACACCCAACGATATACTGGAACCCTACATTGACCGTGTAAGCGTCGTTCAGTTCATGGGCATTTCTCAGATCGGGTTCCAGGGACAGCCGTTTGACGAACGGGTATTGGGGAAGATGCGTGATTTGCGCGCAGCACACCCCGACGTTACAATAAGTGTTGACGGAGGGGTCTCATTAAAAAATGCGCCAGGCATCATTGCGGCAGGCGCAAACCGCCTTGTCTCCGGGTCTGCTATTTGGAAAAGTGGAAACCCCGAGGAATCTATCAAAAAGTTTAAAAGTTTGAGTAGTTAAATTTTTTCCGTGCCGCATCTATACGATGACAAATTAAAGGAGTTAGAGGAGAAGGCGAACCAAGTCCGCATTTCGACCATCGAGTCGCTTGTTGCTGCGGGCTCTGGCCACACAGCTGGTCCTCTTGGTATGGCAGATATTTTTACTGCCTTTTATTTTCATATTTTAAACCATGACCCAAAGAATCCCTCCTGGGATGAACGGGACCGACTCTTCCTCTCCAATGGCCACATTACACCGGTTCGTTACGCCGCCATGGCGCATGCCGGCTATTTTCCGCTTGAAGAATTAAAGACGCTCCGTAAATTCGGTTCCCTGCTCCAGGGACATCCGGAACGGAAACGTCTGTTGGCCGTAGAAACAACGTCTGGCCCTTTGGGGTCGGGTCTTGGCCAGGCGGCTGGGTACGCATATGCTGCCCGCATGGATGGGAAGAAATTCCGTGTGTACTGCCTGATGTCGGATGGTGAACAGGACTGTGGTAACACGTGGGAATCAGTGATGTTTGCGGCAAACAATAAACTCACCAATCTGACAGCCGTTGTCGATCGCAACAACATCCAAATAAATGGCAAAACGGAACAAGTAATGCCCCTAGAACCTTTGCGCGAGAAGTACGAGGCATTTAATTGGCACGTTTTAGAAGTGGATGGCCACAATATTGAAGAATTTGTTGACGCCATTGAAGAGGCCAAAGCGATTGACGAAAAGCCGACAGTAATCATCGCTCACAATATCCCAGGAAGGGGTGTCAAAGAGATCGAGGGTGACTATCTCTGGCACGGAAAACCGCCGACCAAAGAGGAGGGTGAGCGTTTTATTGCGGAACTTAGGGCGCTCGGTGAAAAACATGATTAATCCAAAAGCAAAACTGGTTACTGCCATATTCGACTCAAAGTCACTTGAGAAAGCGCCAACGCGCGACGGCTTTGGCAAAGGAGTCGTCGAGGCGGGAACCAAGGATGAACGAGTAGTGGTTTTGTGCGCTGACCTTGTCGAGTCAACGCGTGCTCACTGGTTCAGAGAGAAGTTCCCCGAGCGCTACATCGAGCTTGGTGTTGCCGAGCAGAACCTGGCAACTGTCGGTTCCGGTATGGCGAACTACGGCAAGATACCGTTCATTGCTTCGTACGCGGCCTTTTCTCCAGGTAGAAATAACGAACAAATTCGAACGACGATAAGCATAAATGAGGTACCTGTAAAGATTTGCGGCATGCACGCGGGTGTCTCTGTGGGCCCTGACGGGGCAACGCACCAGGCGCTTGAGGATATGGCTCTGATGCGCTCACAGCCGAACATGGTGGTGGTGTATCCGTGCGATGCGGAAGAGGCGAGAAAAGCAACGTACGCCGCGGCATTTAATGACAAGCCCACCTATCTCCGTTTTGCTCGAGAAAAGACTCCCGTTTTCACTACCAAGGACACACCTTTTGAAATAGGACGGGCGGAGTATTTTTGGACGACCGAGAGGCCATACGCCACAATCATGACAACGGGCGCACTTACGCACAATGCGCTTCTTGCTGCAAAAGAACTGGAAGATGAGGGGATTTCCGTTGACGTACTAAACCACCACACCATTAAGCCTATTGACCGAGCAGCGATTATCGAAGCGGCAAAAAAGACCGGAGCTGTGGTCACTGTCGAAGAACACCAAATTGCGACGGGATTTGGCTCTGCTGTTGCTGAAGTCCTTGCGGAAGAGTGCCCCGTGCCGATAGAGTTTATTGGTGTCCGCGACCAATTTGGACAGTCAGGAGAGCCGGCGGAATTAATTGAACACTATGGTATGGGGGTCTCGCACATTAAGGAAGCTGTAAATAGGGTGGTGAGCCGTAAGCAGTAATCTATCGACTCTAGAGGGGTCGTATGTTACGCTTCGGAAAGAAATATTTGGGAAGGGAATAACCAATGGCGGTAGACGCCCATCCCCACAACAGCGACAAAGTCCCCGACGTAAGAGATGTTTCCCCATTTGCTATCGGTTGCGAAAAATTAGTCGTCGATGAGTCGTGTGGTATCGTCCACTTCGTACATCCGGAGAATCGGAACGTGTATGCGATGTATATCGATAATGCGTCTGGTTTGAGTTGCATTTGGTGCCTTAAGCCAGAGACCGAAGATGGAGGGACCAATATTCTTGCTGCTCACAAAGCGACAGAAGAGGAAGCGCGGCAATGGCACGAAGTACTCGATGTGCTTACCACTGATTTCGATGTTCCTACTACAGATACCGGTGAAAGGGTGTTGCAATGACCTCCGAGAGAGGGTACCCTCAAACAAGTTACTCCTGAGGTAGAAAAATGAATAACGATGAAGACTCGTTCGCCTTTACCATGGAAGTTCCGGAAAGCTCGAATATCCCACCCGTTGTTCTCTTTGTAGTCCTTGTTCTTTGGGTCGGCATCTCCTTCTGGACTTTTACTCCCTTTTATTAAGCCAAACCAGGCGTGCCCCATCATTTTGAAGGGGCTTTTTTCGTATATTCCTTCGTGTATAATGAAGGACATGCGATCAGAAGAAATACGCAAGCGCTACCTCACTTTTTTTGAGAAAAGGGGACACACCATACTCCCGTCCGCTTCCCTCGTGCCAGAGAATGACCCAACAACGCTTTTTACTGGGTCTGGGATGCAGCCGCTCATCCCGTATCTTCTTGGTGAAAAACACCCCCAAGGGAAGCGCTTGGCGAACTCACAGAAATGTTTTCGTTCACAGGATATTGAGGAGGTGGGGGATAATCGCCACACCACCTTTTTTGAGATGCTTGGGAATTGGTCCTTGGGCGACTACTGGAAAGAAGAGCAGTTGTCTTTATTTTTTGAATTCCTGACTAAAGAAGCAGGCATAGATAAAAATCGGCTATGGGTAACCTGCTTTGAGGGCGATGCATCATTAGGCCTCTCGCGCGATGACGAATCTGCAGAGATTTGGAAGAGATTAGGTATTCCAGACGGTCAGATAAGATTCTACAGCTCAAAGAAAAACTGGTGGAGTCGTTCAGGGATACCAGAGAATATGCCAGTCGGCGAGCCGGGTGGGCCCGACTCGGAGGTATTTTTTGATTTTGGAGAACACGCAAAGCTCCATGAACAATCGCCCTGGAAAAATGAACAGTGTCACCCAAACTGTGACTGCGGACGATTCATGGAAATCGGGAATTCGGTCTTCATGCAATATATAAAGAAGGAAGATGGTTCATTTGGGCTTTTGCCGACTCGAAACGTGGACTTTGGTGGGGGATTAGAGCGGATTACCGCCGCGTCACAGGGGGAGAGCGACATTTTTGTCGCCAACAGTGACTACATTATTGGGAGAATTGAACAAGTGACGGGAGCCGCCTATGCGGAGAACCGTATCGCCTTCCGCATCATTGCAGACCACATTAAAGCCGCAGTCTTTCTCATTGGAGATGGTATTCTGCCCTCAAACAAGGACCAGGGGTACTTTGTAAGAAGATTGTTGCGGAGAGCAATGGTGCATTTAAGCAAATTGTCACCCAATATCCCGCTTACGTCTTTTATCCAAGGGATTGTAGAGGCATACAAAACGCAGTACCCAGTGCTCGCAGAAAAACAAACAGCAATAGAGGAGGCTATCGCGCTTGAAGAAGCACGGTTCACGACGACACTCGGTCGTGGCATGAAGGAGTTTGAGCGTCTTGCCAAGGATGGGGCAATAACAGCGCAAGATGCTTTTCAGTTGTTCACCACATACGGCTTTCCGGTGGAACTTATTGTTGAGGAAGCCCGTGCGCGAGGTATTAAACAACTTGACCTGAACGGACTGCAAGAGTTATTGCGACAACATCAGGAACTTTCCCGCGCTGGGGCAGAACAGAAGTTTAAAGGAGGCCTGGCAGACACAAAGCCCGAAACAGTTAAGCTTCACACCACACACCATCTCCTTCTCGCAGCGTTGCAAAGGGTACTTGGCCCGCACGTGAAGCAACGGGGGAGCAACATCACCTCCGAGCGTCTTCGAATCGACTTCTCACATCCTCAAAAAATGACTAAAGAGGAAATCGCTCAGGTTGAAACCCTTGTGAATGAACAGATAAAGAAGGGACTCAAGATGGTACGTCGCGACATGCCTAAGGAAGAGGCGGAAAAGATCGGAGCAGAGATGGAGTTCGGTGCGAACTATGCTGATATCGTCTCTGTGTACTTTTGTGAGGATGAAGAGGGAAATGTCTTCAGTAAAGAGTTTTGTGGGGGCCCCCATGTTAAAAATACAGCTGACATTCAAGGGACCTTTAAAATCATGAAGGAGGAAGCTGTTTCCGCGGGGGTGAGGCGCATAAAAGCAGTTATTGAATAGCCGCACAGCGCAAGGTGTGGGGGTTGCAAAAATAAGCCCTTACTGGTATATTGTCTTCTCATGGAATCCCAATCTGATAACGCAACACTTGTCGAACGACTCTTTAAGGCCGGGGCGCATTTTGGATTTTCAAAATCACGTCGCCACCCATCGTTCGTACGACATATTTTTGGTTCAAAAAACAGCAACGACATCATTGATCTCGAGAAAACAGCGGTAGCTCTCTCAGCCGCCAAGACATTCGTAGAGAAGATGGGTCGCGATGGCAAAAACATTCTTATCGCTGGCACCAAACCCGAGGTGCGCAGTTTTGTAGAAGAGCAAGCAAAAAAAGCCGGCATTGCGTATGTGACCGAACGCTGGGTTGGGGGATTGCTCACAAACTTTCATCAGATGCGAAAACGAGTAGAGCGCCTAGAGAAACTCGAGGACGAAAAGGCAAAAGGTGCTCTCGATGTCTACACTAAGAAAGAACGCTTGGGTATTGATGAGGAAATTCGCGCCCTTGAACACATGTTCAACGGCATCCGTACTCTGAAACAGCTTCCTGACCTCGTTTTCATCGTTGATTCTAGGCACGAAGAAACAGCGCTTTTGGAAGCGCGAAAGCTCGGCATTCCGGTTGTAGCGCTTTCGGGTAGTGACTGTGATGTAAGTAAGATTGCATACCCAATTCCCGCCAACGACTCGGTGCTCCAAAGTATCACCTTCTTTGTGGAAGAGATTCTCTCGGCGTTTAAGCGCGGAAGGGAAGAGTTTCAACTAAAAGGAAAGACAGAGGTGCAAGCAGCTCCTAAGGAGACAAAATAATTCAAATACAATAAAAACACTTATTTTGTGTCTTGTTTTGGTTTTTCGTAAAGAATCCATCACTCGGCACGCAGTACAAACTTATGGTGACACTCGATGATGTAAAAGTATTACGCGAAGAGACCGGCATCTCCATCATGGAATGCAAAAAGGCACTTGAAGAGGCTGGTGGTGATTTTGATAAAGCACGCGCACTTCTTCGAAAACAGGGTGCTAAGATTGCAGCTAAAAAGGCGGAGCGCAAGCTCGGATCTGGCGTTGTCGCTTCCTACATACACTCCGACAACAAACTCGGCGTCTTGGTTGAGGTGCTTTCTGAAACAGACTTTGTGGCGCGGAACGACGATTTTCGCGAACTTGCAAACGATATTGCTATGCATATCGCAGCCCTCTCTCCTGAGTATGTGAAGGACGCAGATGTGAACCCGGAAGAACGCGCCCGAGTACGCGCGGAATTTGCAGAACAAGATGAGGTAAAACAAAAACCAGAAAACATCCGAGAAAAAATAATCGAAGGTAAGACAGACGCTTACTTTAAAGAGAAAGTGCTTCTTCGCCAACCTTTTGTTAAAAACGGAGATATAACAGTAGAAGAGCGCATTCAGCAGGCGACACAAAAAACCGGGGAGAAAATCGAGGTTGTCCGCTTTGTGCGCATGGGTCTCCTTGGGCGATAGTTATACAAACCACATGACCCTATACGTTTTTCTTGGACTTGGAGTACTTGCATTGGTTGAACTTTTGGCGATTGCTCTTTTTCGTACGTGGGAGTTCAGAACTGGTCGGGTCGCCTACCCAAGTGAAGAGGGGGTAATCTTTGATCTACGAAAGGGGATTCGCACCCTCCTCGCCTTGGAACATTGGGCAAAAGAAGCCACACATGTGTATGGTGAGGCCTCCATGAACCACGGATGGAAACACCTCAACAAAGTTCTCAATCACTATCAGATTATTGAGAAGCTTTCTCGCCCCCGCGAGCTTCTCAAGGGAAGGCGCCAAATGATAGAAAACGCCAACCCCTCGGCAATTTGGAGCGCACTCAATAGTCGAAAAGAACAGTCAAAAGACGAGGAAAAATAGAAGCTATACTCTCCCTCCCCAATTTCCTGTCTGTGCTCGACAAAATAGTGTATTGTTTGTAGTATTAATGCGGAAGTACTACCATGTGCCAAACATAGCTGTTTTGGTAAGTATCGATTGACTCTTCGCTTAGTATAGCTGTCTTGGTAGGTATCAACAGTTCTCTCCGCCAGACACAGCTGTCTTGGTAGGTATCAATAGTCTTTTCGCCAGCATAGCTCAGTTGGTAGAGCAACGGTTTTGTAAACCGTAGGTCGTCGGTTCGAATCCGACTGCTGGCTCCACCCTTCCCGGGAACGGCCTCTACGCCGTTTCTTTTTTTGTTTCTTTTGCTACAATTGGCGGTATGGCAAGAGAAGAAACTAGGGGCCACATACACCCCATTTCATCGCTAATGCGTGAGGCAAACGGTATTTTTAATTCGTTAGGATTCACCCTTGCAGAAGGCCCACTCCTCGAAACACAGTGGCACAACTTCGATGCGTTGAATGTACCAAGGAACCACCCGGCACGCGACATGCAGGACACCTTTTTTATAAAAGATGAACCAGAGAATGTCTTGCGCACTCACACCACATCAGTCCACGCCCACTATATAAAACGACAACTTGAGAAAGGCATTCAGCCACCTTACCGCGCTATCGCAATGGGAAAAGTGTTTCGAAACGAAGCGACGGATATGACTCATGAGGCAGAGTTTTTTCAGATAGACGGCTTTGCCATTGGAGAAGATATTACGCTTGCGCACCTACGAAGCACGCTTACAGAATTTTTTAGCAGGCTCATGCATGGAACAGCGGAGGTTCGCTTCCGTCCGAGCTTTTTCCCATTTACCGAACCAAGTGTTGAAATTGATATGCGGGCTACAGGGACAAATGTTCCCGAAAAACTCAAGGGGCGCTGGATTGAGATTATGGGTGCGGGAATGTTCCATCCAAACGTAATAAAGAATTACGGTCTTGATCCAGAAAAATACCGAGGGTTCGCATTTGGGGGAGGCATTGACCGTCTCGCGGTTCTTCGATGGGGTATTCCTGATGTTCGGCTCGTGCACTCTGCTGATTTACGTTTCATTAATCAATTTTAATCCATGCTCCCTATTGATTTTAGTCTCATAGTGGTAGTTGGCGTGGCTGTCACGGTCATGACTATTGTAAGTAAGGTCATTGGGCTTCCTCACCAGATCAAAAAGAACTTTGACCGTAAATCAACCGAGGGGGTTTCTTTGGTTGTGTACGTCCTTTCTTTTTCTACATACGCCCTGTGGACACTTTACGGGTTTCTAAGAGGGGATTTGGTTGTTTTTCTTGCCCACGGTGCCTTGGGGTGTTTGGTTACTGGAATTATTCTCTATCAATTCTTCCTGTATAGAAAGAAGATCCAATAACCATGAATGAACAAAAGAAACAAGTTTTAGACTTTTTACGTCGTCACAAAGCGGGTGTGCTTGCAACGGTGTCGCCTGAGGGCCATCCTGAGGCCGCTGCGGTAGAATATGGTTCTACAGATACTCTAGAGCTTGTTTTTGATACATTTGTTATGTACCGAAAATATACAAATCTTCAAGCCAATCCGCGGATAGCTTTTGTGGTGTGGGACGGAGACAAAACAGTGCAATACGAAGGAACCGCCGCGATGGTTTCGGACAAAGAGACTCTCCAGGAGCTAAAAGGGTTATTCTTCTCTCAAGTACCTGAGGCAAAAAAGTTTGAGGCGCTAGAGGCAACTCGTTTTTTCAAGGTTTCTCCTACATGGATACGATATAAAGACTATGCAATCAGTCCAGACCCGCTTTTTGAACTAACTTTTTAATATGAAGATCAACTACCCGTGGCTTCAAACATACTTTGAGGAGAAACTTCCTCCACCCACAGAGCTTGCAGAAGCCCTTACTTTTCATGCATTTGAGATAGAGAGTGTTGACGGCGATGTCCTCGATGTGAAGGTGACCCCAAACCGCGGACACGACGCGCTTTCTCACCGTGGCATAGCCAAGGAGTTGTCGGCAATTCTCAATATTCCGCTCAAGCACGACCCACTGAGGGAGTCTGTCTCTTTGCTTCCACAAACAGACGCGGTTGCTGTTTCTCTACCAGAAACAGGGTTATGTGGCCGCTATATTGCCGGATATCTCCGCGGAGTTAAGGTGGGGCCCTCTCCGCAATGGCTGAAAGAACGCATTGAATCTATTGGCCAGAGGAGTATCAATAATGTGGTTGATGCCGCAAACTTCGTCATGTTTGACCTTGGGGAGCCACTCCACGCCTTTGACGCGGGGAAGTTCACTAAGAAGGGGAACCAGATTACAGTGGGCGTTCGGAACGCGAAACAATCTGAACGAATCACAACACTCGAGGGTAAGGAGTATGAACTCACCACCGCACACCTCGTGATCACCGATGACGGCTCTGACACGCCCATCGCAATTGCCGGAGTTAAGGGTGGTAAACTTCTCGAGGTTACCCCTGGAACGACAGAGCTCATTCTTGAGGCGGCTGCCTTCGATGGTGTTTCGGTACGCAGAGGAGCCGCGGCCCTTAAACTACGAACAGAGGCAAGTAGCAGATTTGAACAAGTTCTTTCCAAGGAATTGCCGCTCTATGCGATGAATGCTTTTGCAAAATTAGTGCTAGAAGTAGCGGGGGGTGAGGTAGTCGGTTTTGTAGATGCGTATCCGGAACCACAGACAGTAGCACCCGTTACTGTGAGCGTGAGCCAGATCAATGGCCTGTTGGGCACACACTTTTCTCCAAAAGACGTCGAGGGTGTGTTCACGCGTCTCGACTTGCCCTACATCGCAAAGGGCGAAACATTTACAGTACACCCACCGCACGAGCGTCTGGACCTCACAATACCCGAAGACCTTGTCGAAGAAGTGGGGCGCATTAAGGGCTACGAGAACGTCCCAGCCTCTAATCTCCCCGCGGCCTCACGACAACCTGAGGTCTCTAGAGTGTTTGCGCTAGAAGATGCTATCCGCGAAAACTTCCTCGGAAGAGGTTACACCGAAGTACTTACCTCAGTCTTTACAGAAAAGGGCGAGCGCGCTGTCTTAAACAAGGTTGATAGCGTTAAACCATACCTGCGGGAGAGTCTTCTGCCTGGCCTCACGTATGCTCTAGAAAAAAATGTCCCCAACAAAGGACTTCTTGGCCTCACAAGTATCAAACTTTTTGAGATTGGAACCGTTTGGAGGAATGGTAAAGAAGAAACACTTGTTGGCACAGCCGATGAGAAGAGTGCAACCGAACAATCTTTGGAGGAAGCGGGAAAACTCCTCGATGTTTCTGTGTACAAAAACTATCCCCTATCAACAACCGTCGCATACCAACCATTTTCACAATACCCAGCTGTACTCCGTGATGTTTCCCTCTTTGTTCCGTCTGGAGTTTCTGCCACCGACGTAGAACAGGTAATTAGAGGGGTGGGGACAGACCTGCTCGTGAAGGTGGAGAATTTTGATGTATTCGAGAAGGGCAACCAAACATCGTACGCACTACACTTGGTGTTTCAGGCAGATGACAGGACACTTACTGACAGTGAGGTAAGCACAATCATGGAGAACGTTACCCGCGCCCTTGAGGGACGCGAAGGTTGGAAGGTTCGGTAGGGGATTTTCGACAGTAGCAACCCGCACTCTCGCGGCCTTTTCCACAGTTATTGGTTAAGAAAAAGATTTGTAATTACGGGCTCTTTTTGATAAAATAGAGGGTAATTATGGCTAAGAAGAATGAGGCAAAAAAGCCTGCAAAACAAGGCTCTGGGCAAGGTGAGTATCGGGCCTCTGCTATTACTGTTTTAAAGGGCCTAGAACCGGTCAGGAAACGACCGGGAATGTATATAGGCACAACTGGTCTTGAGGGGCTCCACCACCTCATCTGGGAGGTTTTCGACAACTCGCGAGACGAGGCAATGGCGGGGCATGCCAACCGGATTGAAGTCGTACTTCTGTCTGGAAATCGAATCAGGGTGACCGATAACGGTCGCGGCATTCCTGTTGATATGCACAAAGAAGCAAAGACCTCTGCGCTCGAGGTCATCATGACAACCCTGCACGCGGGAGGTAAGTTTGGCGGTGAGGGATACAAGATCTCTGGAGGTCTCCATGGTGTCGGTGTCTCTGTCGTCAACGCGCTCTCGGTTAATACAAAGGTAGAGGTGCATCGTGAGGGCGGTGTATTCATGCAGGAGTATCTGCGCGGTAAACCTAAGCAGAAGGTGAAAAAAATCGGCTCTTCAGACCTCCACGGTACCATTGTCACCTTTGAGGCTGACCCGGAGATTTTCGAAAAAATCGAATTCAACTGGAACACTGTCGTTGATCATCTCCGCCAACAGGCGTATCTCGTCAAGAAACTGCATATCTCTGTTCTTGATGCGCGCACGAGCCCCGATGCGATTCCTGATAAAGACGTCTTTTACTTGAGTGACGCGGGGCTAAACGTCCCTTCAATGTCCTTCTACTTCGAGGGGGGGTTGTTGTCGA contains:
- a CDS encoding phenylalanine--tRNA ligase subunit beta, coding for MKINYPWLQTYFEEKLPPPTELAEALTFHAFEIESVDGDVLDVKVTPNRGHDALSHRGIAKELSAILNIPLKHDPLRESVSLLPQTDAVAVSLPETGLCGRYIAGYLRGVKVGPSPQWLKERIESIGQRSINNVVDAANFVMFDLGEPLHAFDAGKFTKKGNQITVGVRNAKQSERITTLEGKEYELTTAHLVITDDGSDTPIAIAGVKGGKLLEVTPGTTELILEAAAFDGVSVRRGAAALKLRTEASSRFEQVLSKELPLYAMNAFAKLVLEVAGGEVVGFVDAYPEPQTVAPVTVSVSQINGLLGTHFSPKDVEGVFTRLDLPYIAKGETFTVHPPHERLDLTIPEDLVEEVGRIKGYENVPASNLPAASRQPEVSRVFALEDAIRENFLGRGYTEVLTSVFTEKGERAVLNKVDSVKPYLRESLLPGLTYALEKNVPNKGLLGLTSIKLFEIGTVWRNGKEETLVGTADEKSATEQSLEEAGKLLDVSVYKNYPLSTTVAYQPFSQYPAVLRDVSLFVPSGVSATDVEQVIRGVGTDLLVKVENFDVFEKGNQTSYALHLVFQADDRTLTDSEVSTIMENVTRALEGREGWKVR
- a CDS encoding pyridoxamine 5'-phosphate oxidase family protein → MNEQKKQVLDFLRRHKAGVLATVSPEGHPEAAAVEYGSTDTLELVFDTFVMYRKYTNLQANPRIAFVVWDGDKTVQYEGTAAMVSDKETLQELKGLFFSQVPEAKKFEALEATRFFKVSPTWIRYKDYAISPDPLFELTF
- the tsf gene encoding elongation factor Ts (EF-Ts; functions during elongation stage of protein translation; forms a dimer; associates with EF-Tu-GDP complex and promotes exchange of GDP to GTP resulting in regeneration of the active form of EF-Tu), which gives rise to MVTLDDVKVLREETGISIMECKKALEEAGGDFDKARALLRKQGAKIAAKKAERKLGSGVVASYIHSDNKLGVLVEVLSETDFVARNDDFRELANDIAMHIAALSPEYVKDADVNPEERARVRAEFAEQDEVKQKPENIREKIIEGKTDAYFKEKVLLRQPFVKNGDITVEERIQQATQKTGEKIEVVRFVRMGLLGR
- the pheS gene encoding phenylalanine--tRNA ligase subunit alpha, producing the protein MAREETRGHIHPISSLMREANGIFNSLGFTLAEGPLLETQWHNFDALNVPRNHPARDMQDTFFIKDEPENVLRTHTTSVHAHYIKRQLEKGIQPPYRAIAMGKVFRNEATDMTHEAEFFQIDGFAIGEDITLAHLRSTLTEFFSRLMHGTAEVRFRPSFFPFTEPSVEIDMRATGTNVPEKLKGRWIEIMGAGMFHPNVIKNYGLDPEKYRGFAFGGGIDRLAVLRWGIPDVRLVHSADLRFINQF
- a CDS encoding PQ-loop repeat-containing protein, which produces MLPIDFSLIVVVGVAVTVMTIVSKVIGLPHQIKKNFDRKSTEGVSLVVYVLSFSTYALWTLYGFLRGDLVVFLAHGALGCLVTGIILYQFFLYRKKIQ